AGAGTGACCCCATACTCGGCGCCGTCCGGCCAGAACGACGTGTCGAGAAGGTCGTCGGCGAGCGCCAGACACCCAAAGACCACGCAGACGGCGAGACAACAGTACAGACACAGCCGGAGCGTTCGAGACGAGACAGTGTGGAGGGCCATCGTCTCGGGCACGAGAGCCCAGAGGTAAATAGCTATCAAGTCCAGGCCCGTTGCTCGGTACGACAGGAACTCCGATGCCCGACGAACACGACACGCCGGCGGACGGTGAACGAGTGGTCGCGGCGCTCGACGCGGTCGACCGCGAAGCGCTGTCGGAACTGCTCACCGAACTGCTCGTGGAGGCGGTCGACGCGGAACGAGAGGAATGACACGGGAAGGAACTCATCGACACGACGCCGCCGACACGCCTGTCGAACCGAATCGCGCGGTGGGAGGCGCAACCGAGTGATGAGTTCGGATTACGACAGACCAGCGCCGCTGGTGGACCTTCTGGAAACAGTCGGCCTGCTCGTCCTCCCCGCAGTGGTGGTGGGTCTCTCCGTGAGTGCTCTCAGCGGACCCGAGAATTTCGTCGCCGGTGTCGCCATCGGTGGACTGTTCGGGGCTATCTTGGCAGGGCTCAGACGGGGGTTCGTTGCCGTTCACACGAGCGACGGAGTCGAACGGAGGCAGCGACCGACCCCGGACGATACCGCGTGGGCACGCCTCGCAGACGTGGAGTACGACCCGCGGTACGACCGCGTTCTCACGGTCGTCCTCTTCGGAATCGCTGTCGTCGCGTTCGGAGCGATTCCGTTCGTCGACCCACAGAACGATTCATTGAGCCTGCGGCTCGTACTCGTCGGGTTCTTCGGACTGGTGAGTGCGCTCGTGAGCCTCGGAGCTTCGGGTGCCACGGACAGGTAGGTGCGGATTCGGGGAGAGGCGCATCAACGACGCCTGAGCGGGCGTGACCACCTCCACACATACATCCCCGTCAGGGGAGGGTCCACTGAATGCGCTAATCCCCGCTCGCACGCGAAGAGTCGATGAAATGAGATGAGATGAGGCATGCTTCGGACGTTGCGATGAGGGGAGCCGCTTGATTTCGGGCGCGCGACTACTCGTGTCGTTCGGTTCGCTCCAGCGCGACACCCGCGTACACACCACCGAGCCATACGCCGCCGAGAAGCAGGACTAACGGAAGCCCATCGGCGGGCGACAACAGCGAACTGTACTGTGGGGTGAACATCACGACGGGTGCAAGCACGCCGACGAGAGAGTACCAGAACCGAGCGTGTGACCCGGACCTCCCCCGATGTTCGGGAAACGCGAAGAGACCGTACGCCGTAATCGTCCAGACAGCCGTGAGCACAGCGCCGAGTACCATATCACCACGCTGTATCCCGAACAGATAGCCAATCGAGAGGCCGACTGCCGCTCCGGCTAACCACGAGTAGCGAGCGTCCATGTCGGTGTGCACTCACCGATTCAGTGTAACCGTTCTGTTCGCACCGGCAGAGACGCGAGCAACGAGTAGAGACGAGTATTGCCGTCAGAAGAGCCCAGTCGTGGTCGACCGCGAACGGCCGTTTTTGATCGTGAGAACTCCCATTGCGGCCAGTGTAAGCCCACAGACGCACAGCACGACGACGAGGAGCATTCGGAACGGGTCGGGAAGCACGCTGGCACTGACGCTGTCGAGAAACAGTAGAGATTGCCCTCGCCCGACGAGGAACAGGCCTGTCGGGAGGGTACCCAGAACAATCATAATCGTACCCGAGACCAGGTCCTCAATCCGGTCCATTTCCATCGATGTACCCACTCCCCACACCCACTTCGTTCTTGTCCCCACCGCAATCACCCACGCCCCGCGACGAACCCCCCGATGGTGAGAACCGTTCCGACGAGAAGGAGAAGACCGTTGACCTCCTCGGGCGCGAGTCGCAAGTCCTGAAAAACGTAGCCGAGCAACGTCAGCTGGACACCCAACAGCATCTCTCTGATACCACCGAGGACTGTCTCCATACCGGTGTCTCTGTGGACCTGATATAAGTATCCTCCAACACGTGTTCTACACGACCATGGCCTCCGACCGGAACGTGGTGGTGAGCCTGTCAATCGGGCTCGTCCACGCAGCCGCCCTCCTCCTCGTCGCCACTCAACTCGGCTATGCAGTCGGTCCCAGCGACTACTCGCTCGTCGGGATGGGGTGGCGGTACGGTGGTCTCATCGTCGTCGCTGCAGTGCCAGTGTGGCTCGCCCTGCGGTACACACTGGTTACACCGCTGTGTGCACTCGTCTTGACGACCGGCTACGTTCTCGGGATGGAACTGTCCCCACCCGGACCGACGTTCCGGGACATCGCAGAACTCGAGCGACTCTCCGAGCCGACCGGCATCATCGTCGTCGAGAACGGCCTCTACATCGTCCGGTACATGCTCAACGCGTCCGTCTGGACGGTCGGGTTCGTCTTTCTCGGTCTCGTCGAATACGTGAGTCGACTGGACTGGGACTGGCTTCCGTCGGTTCCAACTCCACTGCAGTGGGTGCCGATACCCGCCTCGCGGCGACGGGCAGCGACTCTCGCGACTGCTGGCGGTGTCCTCCACGCCGGCGTGATGGTGTGGTTCGCCGTTCGGCTCGGTGTGACCGCGACCGGTGGCTTCGAGTTCCTGTTGTACCTGTTCAGTACCGTAGGAATGTGGCTGCTCGCCGCCGTTCCGCTGTACCTCCTCGTGCGCCACCGGCTCGTCTCTCCTGGGACTCTCCTCGCGGTGTTCGTGCTGAATGACGCCAGAACGGAGTTCGTCGCCACTGTCGACGACCCGCACGCCTTGTACTTCGGGGCCTGGTTCGTCTTCTTAGGGGTCATCCTGGTCGCTGCAGGCGTCGAGCTCGGAGGACGGCGACTCGCGCTCCTCGAGCGTGTTCCGTCGTTGGAGTAGCGGTTCACGCTCGCAGACGGTCGATTCGGTCGCCCAACGCGACGTTCACCGAGAGCGGATTCGGGACTTGACGTCGGGACGGCTCCATCGAGTGGACCGCCGCGTACCGTTCGAACGCGTCGACGACGGTCGAAGCGCCGACCCGGGCGGCGGCGTACTCGTCGGCCGCCCGGACGCCGCGGCGCGTGAGCCAGAACCCGACGAGTACGACTCCGACGGCTGCTACGACGAGGAGCCACCGGGCATCGGACCCCGTCACAGCCGCGACTAGCAAGACGCCAGCGACGATGACGGTCCCTGCACGCCGCGCGAGCAGCCGTGTGCGAACACGCCCCGCCTGAACCGCGAGCAGGGCAGCCGCCGTGTCGTCGTCGAACCGTTCGAGGAACGTGCTCGTGACGAATAAGCGCCGGTAGCGGGGAGGGCCACGAACGAGGGCGTTCGCCGTCTCCTCGGCTTCAGTGTCGAGGATGCGGACGTCTCTGACCTCGAGTCCAGCACGCGTTTGCAGGGCGTTGAGGCGGTCCACGGTCTCTCCGGTGGGTTTCGTCGTACTTCGGAGCACCGTAATAATCCATGGCGACCCAGCCAGGGAGCCGACGACGACCACCGCGAGACCGAGCAAAAGTCCGATGGGTGACGCGAGAGTGCCCCAGAGGCGAAGCGGCAGGAGGGCCACGGCAAGAACGACGCTGACACCGAGAACGTATCGCGCCATTCGGGCCACGGCGGTTCGAGTCGACAGGTCGATGTCACGGGCCGAGCGAATCCCGCGAAGGGTCGGTGTGTAGGCTGCGAGGCCGACGAGTCCGGCAGCCAAGAAGCCGAAGAAGTCGGCGACGAGTGTGCTGACCGGTCCGGCTGTCGGGACAGGGAGCTTCGCGGCGAGCGCGGGGCCGAACGCCAGGAGGGCAAGGACACCGTACGAGAGGAGGGTGAACGGAAGCAGCATACCGAGGTAGAACAGTCGGTACTTGCCAACCGGATTCGACAACCGGCGAACGACGGCGCTCCCAGCCGCCCCCAGGATGAACCCACCGACGGTCAGTACAGCCAACATCGCCGCTGGAGGGGCGAGAGCGGGAGGGGTCGCTTGCAGGACCATCACAGGACGAAC
This is a stretch of genomic DNA from Salinigranum halophilum. It encodes these proteins:
- a CDS encoding M48 family metalloprotease is translated as MVLQATPPALAPPAAMLAVLTVGGFILGAAGSAVVRRLSNPVGKYRLFYLGMLLPFTLLSYGVLALLAFGPALAAKLPVPTAGPVSTLVADFFGFLAAGLVGLAAYTPTLRGIRSARDIDLSTRTAVARMARYVLGVSVVLAVALLPLRLWGTLASPIGLLLGLAVVVVGSLAGSPWIITVLRSTTKPTGETVDRLNALQTRAGLEVRDVRILDTEAEETANALVRGPPRYRRLFVTSTFLERFDDDTAAALLAVQAGRVRTRLLARRAGTVIVAGVLLVAAVTGSDARWLLVVAAVGVVLVGFWLTRRGVRAADEYAAARVGASTVVDAFERYAAVHSMEPSRRQVPNPLSVNVALGDRIDRLRA